TAACAGCCTGGCCCTCTACATCTTCTGCCTGCCCTCCCAGATTTCCTCCGCCCCTGTGGTCTATACCATCAACCTGGCGGTGGCTGACCTGTTGGTGGCGCTCTCGCTCCCTGCTCGTATTGCCCTCTACCACAGCGGTGGAGGGTGTCTGGCTTGCTCCTACGTTCACACGTTCAGCTACTTCGTCAACATGTACTGCAGCATCCTCTTCCTCACCAGTATCTGCGTGGACCGCTATATAGCCGTGGTGTGGGCCGGGGCCGGGCGCCGCTGGAGGAGCCCTGGGGTCGCTAAGGGAGTCAGTGTGGGGATCTGGCTCCTCGCCGTGGTGGTCACCTACTCCTTCCAGACCACGGAGCTGGAGATCAAGGCCACGTCATGCTGCCGACTCACCGCCCTCTTTGCCCTGTCCTTCCTGGAGTTCCTGCTCCCCCTGGTGGTCATCGTGACATTCACACTCAGGGTGGCATGCGCCCTGACCGACCCCAGGCTGATGCCTCAGAGCCAGGGCCGGAGGGCCAGAGCAGTCAGGCTCCTGGTGGCTGTCTTGGTTGTCTTCTCCATCTGCTTCATGCCCTTCCACGTGCGCCAGGCGTTGGTGTATTTCCGGATAGGGGGTGACAGAGCACAGCAGGTGTTGGCGTACCATGCCACTGTGACCCTCAGCAGCCTCAACAGCTGCCTGGACCCAGTGGTCTATTGCTTGGTGACGGACAGCTTCCGCTCGGCCATGCGCAGGGCCTGCAGGAAGAGGCCAGGGGCAGGGACAGGGgcggaggtggaggtggaggtggaggtagaggcgGAGGCAGAGAGG
This window of the Oncorhynchus keta strain PuntledgeMale-10-30-2019 chromosome 20, Oket_V2, whole genome shotgun sequence genome carries:
- the LOC118373875 gene encoding G-protein coupled receptor 20; amino-acid sequence: MEILMSLVVNATPEDINSTSNPQWGAPYLKKLAHLDEGLYQEFYGLWVTLMVVNTLMFVVGVVLNSLALYIFCLPSQISSAPVVYTINLAVADLLVALSLPARIALYHSGGGCLACSYVHTFSYFVNMYCSILFLTSICVDRYIAVVWAGAGRRWRSPGVAKGVSVGIWLLAVVVTYSFQTTELEIKATSCCRLTALFALSFLEFLLPLVVIVTFTLRVACALTDPRLMPQSQGRRARAVRLLVAVLVVFSICFMPFHVRQALVYFRIGGDRAQQVLAYHATVTLSSLNSCLDPVVYCLVTDSFRSAMRRACRKRPGAGTGAEVEVEVEVEAEAERTSGGDVASGLRSSKGSGTAMAIAHSVATLTLTPCTLQQREMSA